One genomic window of Pseudomonas sp. LFM046 includes the following:
- the rapZ gene encoding RNase adapter RapZ: MRLIIVSGRSGSGKSTALDVLEDHGFYCIDNLPAGLLPELAERALLHTELLEPQVAVSIDARNLPSQLQRFPELLDEARKRHIKCDVLYLDAEHDTLLKRFSETRRRHPLTNDNRSLAEAIRDEEALLAPIADLADLKIDTTHLNLYQLRDAIKLRLLNQPEPGTAFLVESFGFKRGMPVDADLVFDVRCLPNPYWKPELRDCSGLEPTVAEYLAAQPDVEEMYQDILGYLNKWLPRFAASNRAYVTIAIGCTGGHHRSVYLAERLGAALKPSLKNVQVRHRDLS, encoded by the coding sequence ATGCGCCTGATCATCGTCAGCGGCCGCTCCGGGTCGGGCAAGAGCACCGCCCTGGACGTCCTCGAAGATCACGGTTTCTACTGCATCGACAACCTGCCTGCCGGCCTGCTGCCCGAGCTCGCCGAACGGGCTCTGCTGCATACCGAACTGCTGGAGCCCCAGGTCGCGGTGTCGATCGATGCGCGCAACCTGCCCAGCCAGTTGCAGCGTTTTCCCGAATTGCTCGACGAAGCCCGCAAGCGCCATATCAAATGCGATGTCCTCTACCTCGACGCCGAGCACGACACCCTGCTCAAGCGCTTCTCTGAGACTCGCCGGCGCCACCCGCTGACCAATGACAACCGCTCTCTCGCCGAAGCCATCCGCGACGAGGAAGCGCTGCTGGCGCCCATTGCCGATCTCGCTGACCTGAAGATCGACACCACGCACCTCAACCTCTACCAGCTACGCGATGCCATCAAACTGCGCCTGCTGAACCAGCCCGAGCCCGGCACCGCGTTCCTGGTCGAGTCGTTCGGCTTCAAGCGCGGCATGCCGGTGGATGCCGACCTGGTGTTCGATGTTCGTTGCCTGCCCAATCCCTACTGGAAGCCCGAGCTACGCGACTGTTCCGGTCTGGAGCCGACCGTCGCCGAATACCTCGCCGCTCAACCGGATGTCGAGGAGATGTATCAGGATATCCTCGGCTATTTGAACAAATGGCTGCCGCGGTTCGCCGCGAGCAACCGTGCCTACGTCACGATCGCCATCGGCTGCACCGGTGGTCACCACCGCTCTGTATACCTGGCCGAGCGCTTGGGGGCGGCGCTGAAACCCAGTCTGAAGAATGTCCAGGTTCGCCACCGCGACCTCAGTTAG
- the yjgA gene encoding ribosome biogenesis factor YjgA, translating to MSEFFDDDFSGEKSKTQVKRELHALQELGERLTTFKADVLAKLPLTDALQKALAEAPKHKAHVARKRHIQYIGKLMREQDIEAIVSLIDQLDSSTREYNERFHALERWRDRLIEGGDAALESFVADYPDTDRQHLRGLIRHAQHEAAHNKPPAAARKVFKYIRDLDETKRGLR from the coding sequence ATGTCTGAATTCTTCGACGACGACTTCTCCGGAGAGAAGAGTAAAACCCAGGTCAAGCGCGAGCTTCATGCCCTGCAGGAACTCGGCGAGCGCCTGACCACTTTCAAGGCCGACGTTCTGGCCAAGCTTCCGCTGACCGACGCCCTGCAAAAGGCCCTGGCGGAGGCGCCCAAGCACAAGGCGCACGTCGCCCGCAAACGGCACATCCAGTACATCGGCAAGCTCATGCGCGAGCAGGACATCGAGGCCATCGTCAGCCTGATCGACCAGCTCGACAGCTCCACCCGCGAATACAACGAGCGTTTCCACGCCCTGGAGCGCTGGCGCGATCGCTTGATCGAGGGTGGCGATGCCGCCCTGGAAAGCTTCGTCGCCGACTACCCGGACACCGACCGCCAACACCTGCGCGGTCTCATCCGTCATGCCCAGCACGAAGCGGCCCACAACAAACCGCCAGCCGCCGCGCGCAAGGTGTTCAAATACATCCGCGACCTGGACGAAACCAAGCGCGGCCTGCGCTGA
- a CDS encoding carbon-nitrogen hydrolase family protein, giving the protein MSLAVIQMVSQDDVLANLASARHLLEQAAEGGARLAVLPENFAAIGRRDLADLGRAEAEGTGPILPWLRQAARDLKLWIVAGTLPLPPDGRPQDKPNACSLLIDEQGDRAARYDKIHLFDVDVTDNRGRYRESDDYAHGAQVVVADTPVGRLGLTVCYDLRFPELYGALREAGAELISAPSAFTAVTGAAHWQVLVRARAIETQCYLLAAGQGGVHPGPRETFGHSAIVDPWGRVLAEHATGEAVLLASRDAEEQAAIRQRMPVSHHRRFITPANPGPARTEKL; this is encoded by the coding sequence ATGTCCCTTGCCGTGATTCAGATGGTCAGCCAGGACGATGTCCTGGCCAACCTCGCCAGTGCCCGCCACCTGCTGGAGCAGGCTGCCGAAGGTGGCGCGCGCCTGGCGGTGCTGCCGGAAAACTTCGCTGCCATTGGTCGCCGTGACCTGGCTGATCTGGGGCGTGCCGAGGCGGAGGGCACCGGCCCGATCCTGCCCTGGCTGCGCCAGGCGGCCCGCGACCTGAAGTTGTGGATCGTGGCCGGCACGCTTCCCCTGCCGCCGGATGGCCGCCCCCAGGACAAGCCCAATGCCTGCTCGCTGTTGATCGACGAGCAGGGCGACCGTGCGGCCCGCTACGACAAGATTCACCTGTTCGATGTGGACGTCACCGACAACCGTGGCCGCTACCGCGAGTCCGATGACTATGCCCATGGCGCGCAGGTGGTCGTGGCCGATACGCCAGTGGGGCGCCTGGGCCTGACTGTCTGCTACGACCTGCGTTTCCCCGAACTCTATGGCGCCCTGCGTGAAGCGGGCGCTGAACTGATCAGCGCGCCTTCGGCCTTCACCGCCGTCACCGGCGCGGCCCACTGGCAGGTGCTGGTGCGCGCCAGGGCCATCGAAACCCAGTGCTATCTGCTGGCGGCCGGGCAGGGTGGCGTGCATCCCGGCCCGCGCGAGACCTTCGGCCATTCGGCCATCGTCGACCCCTGGGGCCGGGTACTGGCCGAACACGCCACGGGCGAGGCGGTGCTGCTGGCCAGCCGCGACGCCGAGGAGCAGGCGGCGATCCGCCAGCGCATGCCCGTGAGCCACCACCGAAGATTCATTACGCCGGCCAACCCCGGGCCGGCGCGAACGGAGAAGTTATGA
- the rng gene encoding ribonuclease G, which yields MSEEILINITPMESRVAVVENGVLQEVHVERTQRRGIVGNIYKGKVVRVLPGMQAAFVDIGLDRAAFIHASEISTREGSAVESISALVHEGQSLVVQVTKDPIGSKGARLTTQLSIPSRYLVYMPRTSHVGISLKIEDEAERERLKQVVADCIAAEGIEEAGGFILRTAADGARADEILVDIRYLRRLWEQISSQMQTAPAPSVIYEDLSLALRTLRDLVNPRIEKIRIDSRETFQKVNQFVDELMPEIADRLEHYPGERPIFDLYGVEDEIQKALERKVLLKSGGYLIIDPTEAMTTIDVNTGAFVGHRTLEETIFKTNLEAATAIARQLRLRNLGGIIIIDFIDMEDEEHQRQVLRTLEKQLERDHAKTNIIGITELGLVQMTRKRTRESLIQVLCEPCSSCQGRGLLKTAETICYEIFREILREARAYQAEGYLVLANQKVVDRLLDEESGNVADLEAFIGRPIKFQVETMYSQEQYDVVLL from the coding sequence ATGAGCGAAGAGATTCTGATCAATATCACGCCGATGGAATCGCGCGTGGCAGTGGTGGAAAACGGTGTGCTGCAGGAGGTGCATGTCGAGCGCACCCAGCGTCGCGGCATCGTCGGCAACATCTACAAGGGCAAGGTGGTGCGGGTGCTGCCGGGCATGCAGGCGGCCTTCGTCGACATCGGCCTGGACCGCGCGGCCTTCATCCACGCCTCCGAGATCAGCACCCGTGAAGGGAGTGCGGTGGAGAGCATCAGCGCCCTGGTCCACGAGGGCCAGAGCCTGGTGGTGCAGGTCACCAAGGACCCCATTGGCAGCAAGGGCGCGCGCCTGACCACCCAGCTGTCCATTCCGTCCCGTTACCTGGTGTACATGCCGCGCACCAGCCATGTCGGCATTTCGCTGAAGATCGAAGACGAAGCCGAGCGCGAGCGCCTCAAGCAGGTTGTGGCCGATTGCATCGCCGCCGAGGGCATCGAAGAGGCCGGCGGCTTCATCCTGCGCACCGCCGCCGACGGCGCCCGTGCCGACGAAATCCTGGTGGACATCCGCTACCTGCGCCGTCTCTGGGAGCAGATCTCTTCCCAGATGCAGACCGCCCCCGCGCCTTCGGTCATCTATGAGGACCTCAGCCTGGCCCTGCGTACCCTGCGGGACCTGGTGAATCCGCGCATCGAAAAGATCCGCATCGACTCGCGGGAGACCTTCCAGAAGGTCAACCAGTTCGTTGATGAACTGATGCCGGAAATTGCCGACCGCCTGGAACACTACCCCGGCGAGCGGCCGATCTTCGACCTCTATGGCGTCGAGGACGAAATCCAGAAGGCCCTGGAGCGCAAGGTTCTGCTGAAGTCCGGCGGCTACCTGATCATCGACCCCACCGAGGCGATGACCACCATCGACGTGAACACCGGCGCCTTCGTCGGTCACCGCACCCTTGAAGAAACCATCTTCAAGACCAACCTGGAGGCCGCCACCGCCATCGCCCGCCAACTGCGCCTGCGCAACCTGGGGGGAATCATCATCATCGACTTCATCGACATGGAAGATGAAGAGCACCAGCGCCAGGTGCTGCGGACCCTGGAAAAACAGCTGGAACGCGACCACGCCAAGACCAACATCATCGGCATCACCGAGCTCGGCCTGGTGCAGATGACCCGCAAGCGTACCCGCGAAAGCCTGATCCAGGTGCTTTGCGAACCCTGCTCCAGTTGCCAGGGCCGGGGGTTGCTGAAGACTGCGGAAACCATCTGCTACGAGATCTTCCGCGAGATCCTCCGGGAGGCCCGCGCCTACCAGGCAGAAGGTTATCTGGTGCTGGCCAACCAGAAGGTCGTGGACCGTCTTCTGGATGAAGAGTCGGGGAACGTCGCCGATCTTGAAGCCTTCATTGGGCGACCCATCAAGTTCCAGGTGGAAACCATGTATTCCCAGGAACAGTACGATGTGGTCCTGCTCTGA
- a CDS encoding YhdP family protein yields MRLLRWLLALCALFLVLAALYVSLGRELVPLVAEYRAEAEAKGSAALGRTLKIGSLEGRWNDLSPLLIAHDVQLGDGDGALRLDQLRVVPDVLGSLLARQPRIARLELDGVQLRLSQDAGGQWQLEGFEVSPASPAPGPGQVLGLLQLVSQVSVLNSQLTLAPHGQEPANFTQASLSVRASGSRQRLDGRITLPDGLPLSLRLSTRLDRESWLQSEAELYLSLPQSDWTRWLPAGLTRDWHLQRLQAGGETWLEWARGGLQRAVARLHVPEARGAYADRKPVTLSNLGLNAYFTRSEEGFQVLLDSLALNIGKERWGEAHIRLDHKAGEQPEWSLGADRLDIAPLLPLVDALVPLPEPAAAAVAGLAPRGALRNVSLHYRPQQEGAKRLEFSSNLSAVSINAYHGAPAAENVSGSLVGDLQQGELRLDSNDFALHLDHLFPKPWRYREARARLTWKLDDTAFTLASPYMRLEGEEGKIAGDMLIRLMHDPAAEDYMDLRVGLRDGDASYTEKYLPTLSPGLKPTLAKWLKEAIKGGAVDEGFFQYQGSLAHAAEPEARSLSLFFKVHDAELAFEPGWPELREARGDVFIEDAGVRVNVPEGRILDSRVSDVEAAVPHVEQGQVPRLQLEARLDSSFADGLKILQEAPMGTASTFAGWQGKGTLDGSLKLDIPLEKGETSHVVVDLSTADAQLKIARPDLSLTQLKGSFRYDTATGLSSRDIRGQAFGREVRAKAQAEGRDGKARSRILANGSIALNDLTTWLGVTQPIPASGTLPYSLNLVLDGKDSQLRVDSNLKGLAIDLPAPFGKAAAESRDTSWRMTLDGDERRYWLDYGALASLALATPVGKLEEARGDLVLGGGTAALPANKGLRVRGRVEELDADPWMALARQYVPKESAEKARMLNSANLEIGKFTGFGTSLENLKASLERSANGWTLGLNSPLMQGSVTVADAGDAPIVIHMKQVRLPKPPENDAEADAKPDPLKGVDPHQVPALDVRIDQVVLGDSPLGAWSFKARPSENGIAFKELNLELKGLKITGSAGWEGTAESSSSWYKGRMEGKNLADVLKAWNFAPSVTSKRFRADADGRWPGSPAWVSLKRYSGSLDASMRDGQFVEVEGSAQALRVFGLLNFNSIRRRLRLDFSDLVGKGLAYDRVKGLLVGSDGRFVTQKPITVESPSSGLEMNGTLDLAADRIDAKLLVTLPVTNNLPLAALIVGAPAIGGALFVVDKLLGNQVARFASVQYKVEGSWKDPKISFDKPFEKPH; encoded by the coding sequence ATGCGCCTGCTGCGCTGGCTGCTGGCACTCTGCGCCCTGTTCCTGGTACTGGCGGCGCTTTACGTCAGCCTGGGGCGCGAACTGGTGCCGCTGGTGGCCGAATATCGCGCCGAAGCGGAAGCCAAGGGCTCGGCCGCGCTTGGGCGCACCTTGAAGATCGGCAGCCTGGAAGGGCGCTGGAACGACCTGTCACCGCTGCTGATCGCCCATGACGTCCAGTTAGGGGACGGCGACGGTGCGTTGCGCCTGGACCAGCTCCGCGTAGTGCCCGACGTGCTTGGCAGCCTGTTGGCCCGGCAACCACGCATCGCCCGCCTGGAACTGGATGGCGTACAGCTGCGCCTGAGCCAGGACGCCGGCGGGCAATGGCAGCTGGAAGGCTTTGAAGTCAGTCCGGCCAGCCCGGCTCCTGGTCCCGGACAGGTGCTAGGCCTGCTGCAGCTCGTCAGTCAGGTTTCGGTGCTGAACAGCCAGCTCACCCTGGCGCCCCACGGCCAGGAGCCGGCCAACTTCACACAGGCCAGTCTCAGCGTGCGAGCCAGTGGGAGCCGCCAGCGACTGGACGGCCGCATCACGCTGCCCGACGGATTGCCATTGTCCCTGCGCCTGAGCACCCGCCTGGATCGGGAATCCTGGCTGCAGAGCGAGGCTGAGCTCTACCTCAGCCTGCCGCAGAGTGACTGGACGCGCTGGCTGCCCGCCGGCCTGACCCGCGACTGGCACCTGCAGCGTCTGCAGGCAGGTGGCGAAACCTGGCTGGAGTGGGCGCGGGGTGGCCTGCAGCGGGCCGTCGCCAGGTTGCATGTGCCTGAAGCGCGAGGCGCCTATGCCGACCGCAAACCGGTGACCCTGAGCAACCTGGGCCTGAACGCGTACTTCACGCGCAGCGAGGAGGGATTCCAGGTCCTGCTGGACTCCCTGGCGCTGAACATCGGCAAGGAGCGCTGGGGCGAGGCCCATATCCGCCTTGATCACAAGGCGGGCGAACAGCCCGAGTGGAGCCTGGGAGCCGACCGCCTGGACATCGCGCCGCTCCTGCCGCTGGTGGACGCCCTGGTGCCCCTGCCCGAGCCGGCTGCCGCTGCGGTGGCGGGCCTGGCGCCCCGCGGTGCCTTGCGCAACGTCAGCCTGCACTATCGGCCGCAGCAGGAAGGCGCCAAGCGGCTGGAGTTCAGCAGTAACCTGAGTGCCGTCAGTATCAATGCCTATCATGGCGCGCCCGCGGCGGAGAACGTCAGCGGCAGCCTGGTGGGTGACCTTCAGCAAGGTGAACTGCGCCTGGATTCGAACGACTTCGCGCTGCACCTGGACCACCTCTTTCCCAAACCCTGGCGCTACCGGGAGGCTCGCGCGCGGCTGACCTGGAAGCTGGACGACACAGCCTTCACCCTGGCCAGCCCCTACATGCGTCTGGAGGGCGAAGAGGGCAAGATCGCCGGCGACATGCTGATCCGCCTGATGCACGATCCCGCAGCCGAGGACTACATGGACCTGCGAGTCGGCCTGCGAGACGGCGACGCCAGCTACACCGAAAAATACCTGCCGACCCTTTCGCCAGGTCTCAAGCCCACCCTGGCCAAGTGGCTCAAGGAGGCCATCAAGGGCGGGGCGGTGGACGAGGGCTTCTTCCAGTACCAGGGCTCCCTGGCGCATGCCGCCGAGCCCGAGGCCCGATCCCTCAGCCTGTTCTTCAAGGTGCATGACGCCGAACTGGCGTTCGAGCCCGGCTGGCCGGAGCTGCGCGAGGCCCGTGGTGACGTGTTCATCGAAGACGCCGGCGTGCGGGTCAACGTGCCGGAAGGGCGCATCCTCGACAGCCGCGTGAGCGATGTCGAAGCCGCGGTGCCTCATGTAGAGCAGGGACAGGTGCCGCGTCTGCAATTGGAGGCACGGCTGGATAGCAGCTTTGCCGATGGTCTCAAGATTCTTCAGGAAGCGCCCATGGGGACGGCATCCACCTTTGCCGGCTGGCAGGGGAAGGGAACTCTCGACGGCAGCTTGAAGTTGGATATCCCCCTGGAAAAAGGCGAGACGTCTCATGTGGTGGTGGATCTCAGCACGGCCGATGCCCAGCTGAAGATTGCCCGCCCCGATCTGTCGTTGACCCAGCTGAAGGGCTCTTTCCGCTACGACACGGCGACCGGCCTCAGCTCCCGGGACATCCGTGGACAGGCCTTTGGCCGGGAAGTGCGCGCGAAGGCACAGGCTGAAGGTCGCGATGGCAAGGCCCGTTCGCGCATTCTCGCCAACGGCAGCATCGCCCTGAACGACCTCACCACCTGGCTCGGTGTCACCCAGCCCATTCCAGCCTCCGGCACGCTGCCTTACAGCCTGAACCTCGTCCTTGATGGCAAGGACAGCCAGCTGCGCGTCGATTCCAACCTCAAGGGCCTGGCCATCGACCTGCCCGCGCCCTTTGGCAAAGCGGCAGCGGAGTCCCGCGACACCAGCTGGCGCATGACCCTCGATGGCGATGAGCGACGCTACTGGCTGGACTACGGGGCCCTCGCCAGCCTTGCGCTGGCGACACCCGTGGGCAAGCTGGAAGAGGCCCGTGGCGACCTGGTGCTGGGCGGCGGCACGGCGGCCCTGCCGGCTAACAAGGGGCTGCGTGTGCGTGGCCGCGTCGAGGAACTGGACGCAGACCCCTGGATGGCGCTGGCCAGGCAGTACGTGCCAAAGGAAAGCGCCGAAAAGGCCCGCATGCTCAACAGTGCCAACCTGGAAATCGGCAAGTTCACGGGGTTCGGCACGAGCCTGGAGAATCTCAAGGCCAGCCTGGAGCGCTCTGCGAACGGCTGGACCCTGGGGCTGAACAGCCCGCTGATGCAGGGCAGCGTGACGGTGGCGGATGCCGGGGACGCGCCCATCGTTATCCACATGAAGCAGGTGCGCCTGCCCAAGCCGCCAGAGAATGACGCTGAAGCCGATGCCAAGCCCGATCCGTTGAAGGGGGTGGACCCGCACCAGGTGCCGGCGCTGGATGTGCGCATCGACCAGGTGGTGCTGGGCGACTCACCGCTGGGCGCCTGGTCCTTCAAGGCGCGGCCCTCGGAGAACGGTATCGCCTTCAAAGAACTCAACCTCGAGCTCAAGGGGCTAAAGATCACGGGATCGGCCGGCTGGGAAGGCACCGCCGAGAGCAGCAGCTCCTGGTACAAGGGGCGGATGGAAGGCAAGAACCTCGCGGATGTACTCAAGGCCTGGAACTTCGCCCCGTCAGTCACCAGCAAGCGCTTCCGTGCGGACGCCGATGGCCGCTGGCCGGGCTCGCCGGCCTGGGTCAGCCTCAAGCGCTATTCCGGTTCCCTGGATGCCAGCATGCGTGATGGCCAGTTCGTCGAGGTGGAAGGCAGCGCCCAGGCCCTGCGGGTGTTCGGCCTGCTCAACTTCAACTCGATCCGCCGCAGGCTGCGCCTGGACTTCTCCGACCTGGTCGGCAAGGGGCTGGCCTATGACCGGGTCAAGGGACTGCTGGTCGGCAGTGACGGACGTTTCGTGACCCAAAAGCCCATTACGGTCGAAAGCCCCTCCAGCGGCCTGGAGATGAACGGTACCCTGGACCTGGCCGCCGACCGTATCGACGCCAAGCTGCTGGTGACCCTGCCGGTGACCAACAACCTGCCGCTGGCCGCGCTGATCGTCGGTGCGCCGGCCATCGGTGGGGCGCTGTTCGTGGTGGACAAGCTGCTGGGCAACCAGGTGGCGCGCTTCGCCAGTGTGCAGTACAAGGTTGAAGGCTCCTGGAAGGACCCCAAGATCTCCTTCGACAAGCCTTTTGAAAAGCCTCATTGA
- the tldD gene encoding metalloprotease TldD — translation MSDLLLSVSEHLLAPGDLSIEHLPEILGELAGPGIDAADLYFQGQVSESWVLEDGIVKEGSFHLDQGVGVRAQSGEKTGFAYSNAITSDALRQAARAARSISRAGQEGRVQAFVSPQITRLYDSSSPLDVISRAEKVELLKKVDAATRALDSRIKQVTVSMAGVWERILIAASDGSLGADVRPLVRFNVSVIVEQNGRRERGGHGGGGRTDYRYFLQEDRAMGYAREALRQALVNLEAVPAPAGTLPVVMGAGWSGVLLHEAVGHGLEGDFNRKGSSAYSGRIGEKVASSLCTIVDDGTLAYRRGSLSVDDEGTPTQCTTLIENGVLKGYMQDKLNARLMKVARTGNGRRESYAHLPMPRMTNTYMLAGKSDPQEIIASVERGIYCANLGGGQVDITSGKFVFSTSEAYLIENGKITTPVKGATLIGNGPEAMSRVSMVGNDLALDSGVGTCGKDGQSVPVGVGQPTLKIDAMTVGGTGA, via the coding sequence ATGAGCGACCTCTTGTTATCCGTCAGCGAGCATCTGCTGGCCCCCGGTGACCTCAGCATCGAGCACCTGCCGGAAATCCTCGGCGAGCTCGCCGGTCCGGGCATCGATGCCGCCGATCTCTATTTCCAGGGCCAGGTTTCGGAGTCCTGGGTGCTGGAGGACGGTATCGTCAAGGAAGGCAGCTTCCACCTCGATCAGGGCGTGGGCGTGCGTGCCCAGTCCGGCGAGAAAACTGGATTCGCCTATAGCAATGCCATTACTTCCGATGCCCTGCGCCAGGCTGCGCGGGCGGCACGATCGATCTCCCGCGCCGGTCAGGAAGGCCGGGTACAGGCCTTTGTCAGTCCGCAGATCACCCGCCTCTACGATTCCAGTAGCCCGCTGGACGTGATCAGCCGTGCCGAGAAAGTAGAGTTGCTGAAGAAGGTGGATGCCGCCACCCGTGCCCTGGACTCGCGTATCAAGCAGGTGACCGTGAGCATGGCCGGCGTCTGGGAGCGCATCCTGATCGCCGCCAGCGATGGCAGCCTGGGTGCCGATGTGCGCCCGCTGGTGCGATTCAACGTCAGCGTGATCGTCGAGCAGAACGGTCGCCGCGAGCGCGGTGGTCACGGCGGTGGCGGGCGTACGGATTATCGGTATTTCCTTCAGGAAGACCGCGCCATGGGTTATGCCCGAGAGGCGCTGCGCCAGGCATTGGTGAACCTGGAAGCCGTTCCGGCCCCGGCCGGTACCCTGCCGGTGGTCATGGGCGCAGGCTGGTCAGGCGTGCTGCTGCACGAGGCGGTGGGCCACGGCCTGGAAGGGGACTTCAACCGCAAGGGCAGCTCGGCCTACAGCGGCCGCATTGGTGAGAAGGTGGCTTCCAGCCTCTGCACTATCGTGGACGACGGTACCCTGGCCTACCGTCGAGGTTCCCTCAGCGTCGACGACGAGGGCACCCCGACCCAGTGCACCACGCTGATCGAGAATGGCGTGCTCAAGGGCTACATGCAGGACAAGCTCAACGCCCGCCTGATGAAAGTGGCGCGCACTGGTAACGGCCGTCGCGAGTCCTACGCGCACCTGCCCATGCCGCGCATGACCAATACCTACATGCTGGCCGGCAAGAGCGACCCGCAGGAGATCATCGCCTCGGTGGAGCGCGGTATCTACTGCGCCAACCTTGGCGGCGGCCAAGTGGATATCACCAGCGGCAAGTTCGTGTTCTCCACCAGCGAGGCCTATCTGATCGAGAACGGCAAGATCACCACACCGGTGAAGGGCGCTACCCTGATCGGCAACGGCCCGGAGGCCATGAGCCGGGTGTCCATGGTGGGCAACGACCTGGCGCTGGACAGCGGTGTGGGTACGTGTGGCAAAGACGGGCAATCGGTGCCGGTTGGCGTTGGCCAGCCGACCCTGAAGATCGATGCGATGACGGTAGGTGGGACGGGGGCCTGA
- the pmbA gene encoding metalloprotease PmbA, with protein sequence MSEVEVVGPEALPELQARVERILAEARRQGASACEVAVSVEQGLSTTVRQGEVETVEFNRDQGFGITLYVGQRKGSASTSASGEDAIRETVAAALAIAKHASEDECAGLADAALMARELPELDLYHPWSITPEQAVEQALICETAAFETDKRVTKADGTTLNTHQGCRVYGNSHGFVGGYASTRHSLSCVMIAEQQGQMQRDYWYDVSRIGSQLADPASIGRRAAERTAARLGARPVPTCEVPVLFAAELATGLFGSFLGAISGGNLYRKSSFLEGALGQRLFPEWLSIDERPHIPRAMASAAFDNDGLATYAKPFVEKGELVCYVLGTYSGRKLGLPSTANAGGVHNLFVTHGQEDQAALLRRMGRGLLVTELMGQGLNMVTGDYSRGAAGYWVENGEIQFPVQEVTIAGNLKDMFRQILAVGSDLELRGNIRTGSVLIERMTVAGS encoded by the coding sequence ATGAGTGAAGTAGAAGTGGTCGGCCCGGAAGCATTGCCGGAACTGCAGGCGCGGGTCGAGCGCATCCTCGCCGAGGCCCGACGCCAGGGGGCCAGTGCCTGTGAGGTGGCTGTTTCAGTGGAGCAGGGGCTGTCCACCACCGTTCGCCAGGGCGAAGTGGAGACCGTCGAATTCAATCGTGACCAGGGCTTCGGCATTACCCTGTACGTCGGGCAGCGCAAAGGCTCGGCCAGTACCTCGGCGAGCGGCGAAGACGCTATCCGCGAAACCGTGGCAGCGGCCCTGGCCATTGCCAAGCACGCGTCCGAGGACGAGTGCGCCGGCCTCGCCGACGCTGCGCTGATGGCTCGCGAGTTGCCGGAACTGGATCTCTATCATCCCTGGTCCATCACCCCCGAGCAGGCGGTGGAGCAGGCGCTGATCTGCGAAACAGCGGCCTTTGAGACCGACAAGCGCGTCACCAAGGCTGACGGCACCACCCTCAATACCCATCAGGGCTGCCGGGTGTACGGCAACAGCCATGGTTTCGTTGGTGGCTACGCCAGCACTCGCCACAGCCTGAGTTGCGTGATGATTGCCGAACAACAGGGGCAGATGCAGCGGGACTACTGGTACGACGTCAGCCGCATCGGCAGTCAACTGGCCGACCCGGCCAGCATTGGCCGCCGCGCTGCCGAGCGCACCGCAGCTCGCCTGGGCGCACGCCCGGTGCCCACCTGTGAGGTGCCGGTGCTGTTCGCTGCGGAATTGGCTACCGGGCTGTTCGGCAGCTTCCTCGGGGCAATCTCCGGCGGGAACCTGTACCGCAAGTCCTCCTTCCTCGAAGGTGCCCTCGGCCAGCGCCTGTTCCCCGAATGGCTGTCCATCGACGAGCGTCCGCACATCCCACGCGCGATGGCCAGTGCCGCCTTCGACAATGACGGTCTGGCCACCTACGCCAAGCCATTCGTGGAGAAGGGCGAACTAGTGTGCTACGTGCTCGGCACCTATTCCGGCCGCAAGCTTGGTCTGCCCAGCACCGCCAACGCCGGTGGTGTGCACAATCTCTTCGTGACTCACGGCCAGGAAGATCAAGCGGCGCTGCTGCGACGCATGGGCCGCGGCCTGCTGGTGACCGAGCTGATGGGGCAGGGGCTGAATATGGTGACCGGCGATTACTCCCGAGGTGCCGCCGGTTATTGGGTGGAGAACGGTGAGATCCAGTTCCCGGTGCAGGAAGTCACCATTGCCGGCAACCTGAAGGACATGTTCCGCCAGATTCTCGCAGTCGGCAGCGACCTGGAACTGCGCGGCAATATCCGCACAGGCTCGGTCCTGATCGAAAGGATGACGGTGGCCGGCAGCTGA
- a CDS encoding HPr family phosphocarrier protein produces the protein MPACEITIINKLGLHARAAAKFVGVAGRFPCQIRVGRSPESLVDGKSIMAVMMLAAGKGTPIHLHTEGEQDDDALNALIELINNKFDEGE, from the coding sequence ATGCCAGCCTGCGAAATCACCATCATCAACAAGCTCGGCCTGCATGCCCGGGCGGCGGCGAAGTTCGTCGGCGTGGCGGGTCGTTTCCCCTGCCAGATTCGTGTGGGCCGCTCTCCGGAAAGCCTGGTCGACGGCAAGAGCATCATGGCCGTGATGATGCTGGCCGCCGGCAAGGGCACCCCGATTCACCTGCACACAGAAGGTGAACAGGACGACGACGCCCTGAACGCGCTGATCGAGCTGATCAACAACAAGTTCGACGAAGGCGAGTAA